A genomic stretch from Desulfohalobium retbaense DSM 5692 includes:
- a CDS encoding DUF2237 family protein, producing MTAAKNIYGKPLRPCSFGPQTGFFRTGGCETGPQDQGSHVVCAEMTEAFLRFTQSRGNDLMTPAPHFGFPGLSPGDRWCLCALRWREALEKGVAPPVILEATNEAALRYVSLEDLEAHALDARQ from the coding sequence GTGACTGCTGCCAAAAATATTTACGGTAAACCGTTGCGCCCTTGCAGCTTCGGGCCGCAAACAGGCTTTTTCCGCACCGGGGGTTGCGAAACCGGTCCTCAGGACCAGGGATCGCATGTCGTCTGCGCCGAGATGACCGAGGCCTTTTTGCGCTTCACTCAGAGCAGGGGCAATGATTTGATGACCCCGGCGCCGCATTTCGGATTTCCGGGTCTCAGCCCCGGAGACCGGTGGTGTCTGTGCGCTCTGCGCTGGAGGGAAGCCCTGGAGAAGGGGGTGGCGCCGCCGGTGATCCTCGAGGCTACCAACGAAGCCGCGTTGCGCTATGTGTCCCTTGAGGACCTGGAGGCCCATGCCCTTGACGCGCGTCAATAA